GCCGCGGTGCGGAAGGCGAGCCGAACCCCGGAGGGCATGGCCGCCACGTAGTCCATGAACGCGTCCGGGTACTGCTGCCTCGTCCACGCCGGAAGCCGGCGCGGCAGCAGGCCGCCGCCGGGCCGCCGCTCCAGGTCCAGCGCACCGGCGAACCGGACCGGGCCGTCCTCCAGCGGTATCTCGTACACCGGAGCCTTCTTCCTTCCCATTCCACGTCATCGAGACGAACGGGCCGGCCGGCGACGGCCCCCGGGGGCCGTCGCGTTCAGGCCGCGCCCGGTCCGGCAGCCAGTTCCTCGGCGAGCCGGGCCATCCCCCAGCGGAGGTCGTCCTCCTCGACGACCAGGGGAGGGGCGATTCTGAGCGTGTGCCCGTGGGCGTCCTTGCAGAGCACGCCACGGCGCAGCAGCCCCTCGCAGACGTCGCGGCCGGTACGCTCGCGCAGGTCGATCCCCGCCCACAGCCCGATCGAGCGGACCTCCGCCACGGCGTCCCCGGGCAGCGCGGACAGCAACCCGGCGAGGACCTCCCCGAGCTCGGCGGCGCGCCGCTGGGCGCTGCCCTCCCGCAGCCTGCGCACCACCGCGGTGCCCACCGCGCAGGCCAGCGGGTTGCCGCCGAAGGTGCTGCCGTGCTCGCCCGGGCGGAAGACCCCGAGCACGTCGGCGCGGGAGACGACCGCCGAGACCGGAACGATGCCGCCCCCCAGCGCCTTGCCGAGCACGTAGACGTCGGGGACGACGTCCTCGTGGTCGCAGGCGAAGGTGCGGCCGGTGCGGCCGAGCCCGGACTGGATCTCGTCGGCGATCATGAGGACATTGCGCTCGGTGCACAACTCCCTGATCCCCCGAAGGTATCCGGGCGGCGGCAGGATGACCCCGCCCTCGCCCTGGACGGGCTCGACCAGCACGGCCACGGTGTCGTCGTCCACCGCCGCCCGCGCCGCGTCGATGTCACCGAACGGGACTCGGACGAACCCGGGTGTGAACGGCCCGTAGTCCGCGGTGGCGTCCGGGTCGTCCGAGAAGCTGACGATGGTCAGGGTGCGGCCGTGGAAGTTGCCGCCCATGACGACGATCTTCGCGCGGCCGTCGGGCACGCCCTTGACCCGGTACCCCCACTTGCGGGCCGTCTTGACGGCGGTCTCCACCGCCTCGGCCCCGGTGTTCATGGGGAGCACCATCTCCATGCCCGCCAGTTCCGCGAGCTCGGAGCAGAACGTGGCCAGGCCGTCGTGGTGGAAGGCCCGGCTGGTGAGCGTCAGCCGGTCGAGCTGCGCGTGGGCCACGCCGAGGAGGTCCTTGTCGCCGTGGCCGAAGTTCAGGGCGCTGTACCCGGAGAGCATGTCCAGCAGGCGCCGGCCCTCCACATCGGTGACCCAGGCCCCTTCGCCGCGGCTGATCACGACGGGCAGCGGATGGTAGTTGTGCGCCACGCTCGCGTCGGCGCGCGTGATCTCGTCGGTGGTCAGGGACATGCGGGCCCTCCGGCGATGGTGGTGGGGTGAGTGGGGACGGGACTCACGGTATGCGGCCACCGCCGGACCCGAGCGGTCCAGGTGGCGCCTGAGGTGTGGTCGAGGACGCATGAGGGGCCGGGCGTTCTCTCCCGGCCCCGTCACACGCGGATGAGGCTCTGGACGGGGCCGATGGCTACGAGGCCTTCTTGTGCTCCGCTTCGACCTGCTTCTTGATCGAGGGCCAGATGTCGTACATCGCCGTCGGGAAGGGAAGGTTCGGGAAGTACTTCTCGTAGAGCTTCAGAAACGTGCCGTCGTCGGCCAGGGCGGTGAGCTGCTTGTTGTAGGCGGCGAGGAACGTGGTCAGCTTCTTGTTGACCGCCATGGCGCCGGGCTGCTCCTGCGGCTCCTGCACCGCGGACTTCAGCTTGCCGGGGTGCTCGTCGTAGATCTTGCCCACGTGGGTGGAGCCGAGCACGCACGCGTCGAGGTTGCCGGCCAGCAACTGGCTGACGCACACGCTGTCGGTGGGCTCCGACACCAGCTTCGACTTGGTGAGCTTCTTCTTCGCGAAGTCCTCCTGAGTGCTGTTCGCGCCGGCGCCCACCCGCTTGCCGGTGAAGTCGTCCAGCGTCTTCGCCTTCGAGGCGTTCGGCACGACGATGACGTTCGTTCCCCAGAAGATCGGCTTGGTGAAGGCGACGCTCTTCTTCCGCTCCGGGGTGGCCACCAGGCCGATGGCCAGCATGTCGTACTGGCCGCTGGTGAGGGCGGGCAGGCCGGCCTGCACGGTGGTCGTCTTGTAGGTGATCTTCAAGCCCATCCGCTTGGAGATCAGCTCGTTCAGGTCGATGAGCAGCCCCACCGGCTTGCCGCTCTGGTCGGGGGACGCCCAGGGGAAGTCGCCGGCGGTGACGGCGGCGTTGATCGTGCCGGGCTTGATCAGGCCGTAGTCCTTGCCCGAGCCCGAGGACTTGGAGTCGCTGTCGCCGCTACCGCCGCACGCGGTGAGGGTCATCACCGTGGCGGCGACGACGGACAGCCCGCTGACGATTCGTCTTTTGATGTGCCGGTTCATGCTTCTCCTTCGAAGTCGCCAGGTGACTGGACCGACCGGACTGAACTGCGGGGATGCGCCGCAAGGTGCAAGATGGTGCGTGACTATAGGCTATAGGGAATAGCCCGTCAATGATCGATTCCCCGGCGGCCGCCCCTGTCGACCGGCCGTTTCCGGGGTGTTTCCGTCGCGCGACCGCGCCGCCCCGGGAGGGCCTGACGTCCGAGGGGTCCGCGCGTCCTTCGTTTCCCGGGTGTCCGGCGTTGACAGGCTCCTGAGCCCACTGCACGATGTCCATAGCCTATAGGCTATGAGAAACGAGGTCTCCGGTCTTCGCCGAGGACCGCGCCGAGCATCCGGAGGACGACTGGATGGCCATGCAACTGCTCGTACTGCCCGGAGACGGGATCGGCCCCGAGATCACCGCCGCCACCCTGCGCGTGCTCGAAGCCGTCGACGACGTCCACGGACTCGGCCTCCGGATGGAGACCGAGGACATCGGACTCGCCTCCCTCGCCACGGAGGGCACCACGCTTCCGCAGCACGTGCTCGACCGTGTCCCTGCCGCGGACGGCGTGATCCTCGGCCCCGTGTCGCACTACGAGTACCCGCCCCGGGCCGAAGGCGGGATCAATCCCTCTGCGGAACTGCGGGTGAGGTTCGAGCTGTTCGCGAACGTCCGCCCGTGCCGGTCCCGTGGCGACCTGAGCGTGCTGCGCGCCCCTATGGACCTCGTCATCGTCCGGGAGAACACGGAGGGCTTCTACTCGGACCGCAACATGTACGCGGGCAGCGGTGAGTTCATGCCGGACCCCGACCAGGCGTTCAGCCTGCGGAAGATCACCGCACGCGGCTGCGAGCGGGTCGCCCGGGCCGCGTTCGAGCTCGCCGCGCGCCGCCGCAAGAAGGTGACGGCGGTGCACAAGGCGAACGTCCTCAAGCTCTCCGACGGCCTCTTCCTGCGCGAGGTGCGGAGGGTCGCCGAGGAGTTCCCCGGCATCCGGCTCGACGAGCTGATCGTCGACGCCGCCGCGGCGGCGCTGGTCCGCAGGCCGGACGACTTCGACGTGCTCGTCACCACCAACATGTTCGGGGACATCCTCTCCGACGAGGCCGCGGAGCTCTCGGGCAGCCTCGGGCTCGGCGGCTCGCTCAACGCCGGGCACGACATCGCGGTCGCCCAGGCACAGCACGGCTCCGCTCCTGACATCGCGGGGCGCGGTGTCGCCAACCCGGTGTCGCTCGTCCTGTCGGCCGCCATGCTGCTCGACTGGCGGGGGCGGCGCAGCGGCGAGACGGCGCTGACCGCGGCGGCCTCGGCCATCGAGTCGGCCGTGGACCGGGTCCTCGACGACCCCGCCTCGCGCACCCCCGACCTCGGCGGCCGCCTCGGCACCACCGAGTTCACCGACCGGGTCGTCGCCGCGCTGCGCGGGGCCGCACCGGAGCGGACATGACCAGAGCCGACCAGGGCCAGGACCAGAACCCGAAGGGAGCCGGCATGCTGCAGTCCGTCAACCCGGCGACGGAGGCACTCGTCGAGAAGTACGAGGAACACACCGACGAGGAGGTCGAGGCCGCGCTGACGGCCGCCGCGCTGGCCCAGCGGACCTGGCGGGCCACGCCGATCGAGCGGCGGCTGCCGCTGCTGCGGGCCATCGCCCGCCGGCTGCGCGCCGACCGGGAGCCCTTCGCCCGTCTGATCGTCCGCGAGATGGGCAAACCGCTCACCGAGGCGCGGGCGGAGGTCGAGAAGTGCGCGTGGACGCTCGACCACTACGCCGAGCACGCCGAGAGCTACCTCGCGCCCCAGCCCGTGCCCTCCAGCGCCACCGAGAGCACCGTCGTCTTCGAGCCCCTCGGCGTGCTGCTCGCGGTGATGCCGTGGAACTACCCGTTCTGGCAGTTCTTCCGCTTCCTCGCACCCGCGCTCGCCGCGGGCAACGCGGCGATCCTCAAGCACGCCGGCAACGTCCCCGCCTGCGCGGTGCTGCTGGAAGAGATCGTCCGCGAGGCCGGCGCCCCGGCGGGGCTGTGCGGCTCGTTGCTGGTGCAGCCGGAGAAGGTCGCCGGCCTGATCGCCGACGACCGCATCGCGGCGGTCACCGTCACCGGGTCGACCCGGGTGGGCCAGATCGTGGCCGCGCAGGCGGGCGCGCACCTGAAGAAGCACGTCCTGGAGCTCGGCGGCTCCGACCCGCTCATCGTGCTCGCGGACGCCGACCTCGACGAGGCGTCCACGGTCGCCGTCCGGTCCCGTTTCAACACCTGCGGCCAGAGCTGCGTCAACGCCAAGCGGCTCATCGTGGACGAGCGGGTCGCGGACGCGTTCGTCGACCTCGTGGTGCGCAAGGCGGCCGCGCTCGCGGTGGGCGACCCGCTCGACACCGCCACCGAGATCGGGCCGCTGGCCCGCGGGGACCTCAGGGACACCCTGCACGACCAGGTGCTCCGCACGGTCGAGGCGGGAGCCACCCTGCGGCTCGGCGGGCGGCCGGTGCCGGGCCCGGGCTTCTACTACCCGCCCACGGTCCTCGACCACGTCACCCCCGACATGGCCGCCTTCACCGAGGAGACCTTCGGTCCCGTGGCCGGGGTGACCCGGGTGAGCGGCGCCGAGGAGGCGGTCGAACTGGCCAACCGGACCTCGTTCGGCCTGGGCGCCGCGCTGTGGACCGCCGACCTCGACGAGGCCCGGCGGATCGTCCCGCTCATCGACGCCGGCGCGGTCTTCGTCAACGGCCAGGTGGCCTCGGACCCCCGCCTGCCCTTCGGCGGCATCAAGAAGTCCGGGTACGGGCGTGAACTGGGGGAGTACGGGATCAGGGAGTTCGTCAACGTGAAGACGGTCTGGTTCGGCCCGGCGGTGGCGTCATGAGCGCACAGGCGGGCAGGGGGAAGGTGCTGCGGCCGGACGAGCTCGCCGCCAGGGACCGCGGCACGGGGGCGCGCACCGTGCCGCTGGCCACGACAGCTCGGGGCGCCACCTCGTTCCTCAACGGCATCACCAGCTTCGAACCTGGGGCGGTGATCGGGCACCACATGCACAACGTCACCGAGTCGGTGATCGTCATCGAGGGCGATGCCGTCGTCGACATCGACGGCGAGCGCACGCGGCTGCGGCGCTTCGACACCACGCTGGTGCCGTCAGGCGTGCCCCACCACTTCGAGAACGCCTCGTCCACCGAGCCCATGAAGATCTTCTGGACGTACGCCTCGCTGCACAGCACCAGGACCCTCCTGCCGTCGGGCGAGCACTCCCGCATCGACGCCGAAGGCCCCGAGGGGCAGGGCGGGCCCGGGGCACCGCCGTCCCTGGTCCGCGAGGTCGCCCGGATCACCGTGCTGCCCGGTCGCGCGGAGGACTTCGAGGCCGCGGTCGCGGAGGCGGCCGAGCTGTTCCAGCGTGCGCACGGGGCCCGCACCCTGACCCTGGAGCGCTCTCACGAGGACCCGCAGGAGTA
The nucleotide sequence above comes from Streptomyces sp. TS71-3. Encoded proteins:
- the rocD gene encoding ornithine--oxo-acid transaminase, coding for MSLTTDEITRADASVAHNYHPLPVVISRGEGAWVTDVEGRRLLDMLSGYSALNFGHGDKDLLGVAHAQLDRLTLTSRAFHHDGLATFCSELAELAGMEMVLPMNTGAEAVETAVKTARKWGYRVKGVPDGRAKIVVMGGNFHGRTLTIVSFSDDPDATADYGPFTPGFVRVPFGDIDAARAAVDDDTVAVLVEPVQGEGGVILPPPGYLRGIRELCTERNVLMIADEIQSGLGRTGRTFACDHEDVVPDVYVLGKALGGGIVPVSAVVSRADVLGVFRPGEHGSTFGGNPLACAVGTAVVRRLREGSAQRRAAELGEVLAGLLSALPGDAVAEVRSIGLWAGIDLRERTGRDVCEGLLRRGVLCKDAHGHTLRIAPPLVVEEDDLRWGMARLAEELAAGPGAA
- a CDS encoding ABC transporter substrate-binding protein; amino-acid sequence: MNRHIKRRIVSGLSVVAATVMTLTACGGSGDSDSKSSGSGKDYGLIKPGTINAAVTAGDFPWASPDQSGKPVGLLIDLNELISKRMGLKITYKTTTVQAGLPALTSGQYDMLAIGLVATPERKKSVAFTKPIFWGTNVIVVPNASKAKTLDDFTGKRVGAGANSTQEDFAKKKLTKSKLVSEPTDSVCVSQLLAGNLDACVLGSTHVGKIYDEHPGKLKSAVQEPQEQPGAMAVNKKLTTFLAAYNKQLTALADDGTFLKLYEKYFPNLPFPTAMYDIWPSIKKQVEAEHKKAS
- a CDS encoding isocitrate/isopropylmalate dehydrogenase family protein; the encoded protein is MAMQLLVLPGDGIGPEITAATLRVLEAVDDVHGLGLRMETEDIGLASLATEGTTLPQHVLDRVPAADGVILGPVSHYEYPPRAEGGINPSAELRVRFELFANVRPCRSRGDLSVLRAPMDLVIVRENTEGFYSDRNMYAGSGEFMPDPDQAFSLRKITARGCERVARAAFELAARRRKKVTAVHKANVLKLSDGLFLREVRRVAEEFPGIRLDELIVDAAAAALVRRPDDFDVLVTTNMFGDILSDEAAELSGSLGLGGSLNAGHDIAVAQAQHGSAPDIAGRGVANPVSLVLSAAMLLDWRGRRSGETALTAAASAIESAVDRVLDDPASRTPDLGGRLGTTEFTDRVVAALRGAAPERT
- a CDS encoding NAD-dependent succinate-semialdehyde dehydrogenase; translation: MTRADQGQDQNPKGAGMLQSVNPATEALVEKYEEHTDEEVEAALTAAALAQRTWRATPIERRLPLLRAIARRLRADREPFARLIVREMGKPLTEARAEVEKCAWTLDHYAEHAESYLAPQPVPSSATESTVVFEPLGVLLAVMPWNYPFWQFFRFLAPALAAGNAAILKHAGNVPACAVLLEEIVREAGAPAGLCGSLLVQPEKVAGLIADDRIAAVTVTGSTRVGQIVAAQAGAHLKKHVLELGGSDPLIVLADADLDEASTVAVRSRFNTCGQSCVNAKRLIVDERVADAFVDLVVRKAAALAVGDPLDTATEIGPLARGDLRDTLHDQVLRTVEAGATLRLGGRPVPGPGFYYPPTVLDHVTPDMAAFTEETFGPVAGVTRVSGAEEAVELANRTSFGLGAALWTADLDEARRIVPLIDAGAVFVNGQVASDPRLPFGGIKKSGYGRELGEYGIREFVNVKTVWFGPAVAS
- a CDS encoding cupin domain-containing protein, which codes for MSAQAGRGKVLRPDELAARDRGTGARTVPLATTARGATSFLNGITSFEPGAVIGHHMHNVTESVIVIEGDAVVDIDGERTRLRRFDTTLVPSGVPHHFENASSTEPMKIFWTYASLHSTRTLLPSGEHSRIDAEGPEGQGGPGAPPSLVREVARITVLPGRAEDFEAAVAEAAELFQRAHGARTLTLERSHEDPQEYRLDIVWDSVEDHVTGFRGSADFEEWRRLIAHCVARPPEVTHFRHVLTAF